A genomic stretch from Oleomonas cavernae includes:
- a CDS encoding OmpA family protein — protein MRITLGLVSAAAIMVAGAAAHAERVGPYGSVFGGYVILQDADLEVGTASAEAEFDDGWAGGVAFGYDWGGPRLEAEVSYRRNENDRISAGGASAPLAGHVSALAVMLNAFYDFTNSSRFTPYLGAGIGVGVIDAADGRVDPGPVFLNDTDVVFAYQGIAGVKVAVTEGLSLFVDYRYFATLDPSFNLPGAGPDLDAEYATHNLMVGLTYNLGTGIVTAEPTPPAVAPPPAEVARNYIVFFDWNSTAITPEAQAIIQDAANAASSLGVSRIELTGHADRSGSAAYNQGLSVRRANAVKKVLIGLGVPAAGITTIGKGESAPLVPTPDGVREPQNRRVEIVM, from the coding sequence ATGCGCATTACCTTGGGACTCGTTAGCGCCGCCGCGATCATGGTCGCCGGTGCCGCCGCTCATGCCGAGCGGGTCGGCCCTTACGGCAGCGTCTTCGGCGGCTATGTCATTCTGCAGGACGCCGACCTCGAGGTCGGGACCGCCAGCGCCGAGGCGGAATTCGATGACGGTTGGGCCGGCGGCGTCGCCTTCGGTTACGACTGGGGCGGCCCCCGCCTCGAAGCAGAAGTCAGCTATCGTCGCAACGAAAACGACCGGATCAGCGCCGGCGGTGCCTCCGCCCCGCTGGCGGGTCATGTCTCGGCGCTGGCGGTCATGCTGAACGCGTTCTACGACTTTACCAACTCGTCGCGCTTCACGCCCTACCTCGGCGCCGGTATCGGTGTCGGGGTGATCGACGCGGCTGACGGCCGTGTGGACCCCGGCCCCGTTTTCCTGAACGACACCGACGTCGTCTTCGCCTACCAGGGCATCGCCGGTGTGAAGGTCGCCGTCACCGAGGGGCTGTCGCTGTTCGTCGACTATCGCTATTTCGCGACTCTCGACCCCAGCTTCAACCTGCCTGGCGCCGGTCCTGACCTGGATGCCGAATACGCCACCCACAACCTCATGGTGGGCCTGACCTACAACCTCGGCACCGGCATCGTCACCGCCGAGCCGACCCCGCCGGCCGTGGCGCCCCCGCCGGCCGAAGTCGCCCGCAACTACATCGTGTTCTTCGACTGGAACTCGACCGCGATCACCCCGGAAGCCCAGGCAATCATCCAGGATGCGGCCAATGCGGCCTCGTCGCTGGGCGTCTCGCGCATCGAACTGACCGGTCACGCCGACCGTTCGGGCTCGGCCGCCTACAACCAGGGCCTCTCGGTGCGTCGCGCCAATGCCGTGAAGAAGGTGCTGATCGGCCTGGGTGTCCCGGCCGCCGGCATCACCACCATCGGCAAGGGCGAGAGCGCCCCGCTCGTCCCGACCCCCGATGGTGTCCGCGAGCCGCAGAACCGCCGCGTCGAAATCGTGATGTAA
- a CDS encoding OmpA family protein: MRITLGLVSAAALMVAASAAHADRVGPYLSAFGGYVIQPDLEISSGGADGELSTDNGWAAGGAMGYDFGRPRVEAEVTYRRNEADEISSGGATVDVDGNLSSLAVMINALYDFENSSRFTPYIGAGIGAAWVYANDIGVPGARVDDDDVVFAYQGIAGVKVAVTGGLSLFVDYRYFATLDPEFDAPGGGTIESEYATHNIMAGLTYNFGTGAAPMAEPAPAAAPAPAPADARSYIVFFDWNSTAITPEAQAIIQDAANAASSLGVARIELTGHADRSGSAAYNQGLSLKRAKAVATVLVGLGIPAANITTVGKGESAPLVPTPDGVREPQNRRVEIVM; this comes from the coding sequence ATGCGCATTACCCTGGGTCTCGTCAGCGCTGCTGCGCTCATGGTTGCCGCGTCGGCCGCTCATGCGGATCGCGTCGGCCCCTACCTCAGTGCTTTCGGCGGCTATGTCATTCAGCCTGATCTCGAGATCAGCTCGGGCGGCGCCGACGGCGAACTGTCGACCGACAACGGCTGGGCCGCCGGCGGTGCCATGGGCTACGACTTCGGCCGTCCCCGCGTCGAAGCCGAGGTCACCTATCGCCGCAACGAAGCCGACGAAATCTCGTCGGGCGGCGCCACGGTCGATGTGGACGGCAACCTGTCCTCGCTCGCCGTGATGATCAACGCCCTCTACGACTTCGAGAATTCATCGCGCTTCACCCCGTACATCGGTGCCGGCATCGGTGCTGCCTGGGTATACGCCAATGACATCGGCGTGCCTGGTGCCCGTGTGGACGATGACGACGTGGTCTTCGCTTACCAGGGCATCGCCGGCGTAAAGGTTGCCGTCACCGGCGGCCTGTCGCTGTTCGTCGACTACCGCTATTTCGCCACGCTCGATCCCGAGTTCGACGCGCCGGGCGGCGGCACGATCGAGAGCGAATATGCTACGCACAACATCATGGCCGGCCTGACCTACAACTTCGGCACCGGCGCTGCGCCGATGGCCGAACCGGCCCCGGCGGCGGCTCCGGCTCCCGCCCCGGCGGATGCCCGGTCGTACATCGTGTTCTTCGACTGGAACTCGACCGCGATCACCCCGGAAGCCCAGGCGATCATCCAGGACGCGGCCAATGCAGCCTCGTCGCTGGGCGTCGCCCGCATCGAACTGACCGGTCACGCCGACCGTTCGGGTTCGGCCGCCTACAACCAGGGTCTGTCGCTGAAGCGCGCCAAGGCGGTTGCCACGGTGCTGGTCGGTCTGGGCATTCCGGCCGCCAACATCACCACCGTCGGCAAGGGCGAGAGCGCCCCGCTCGTCCCGACCCCCGATGGCGTCCGTGAGCCGCAGAACCGCCGCGTCGAAATCGTGATGTAA
- the queA gene encoding tRNA preQ1(34) S-adenosylmethionine ribosyltransferase-isomerase QueA — protein MKVADFDFDLPPDRIAVRPAEPRESARLLRITADGLSDRTIGDLPDLLRAGDLLVVNDTKVIPARLVGRIGEGRVEVNLIHAVDDHTWECLARPGKRFRPGSTVVFGALVAHIIAKAEDGTITLSFDVAGAALMAALDRVGTMPLPPYIARKREPDDQDRTDYQTAFAERTGAVAAPTAGLHLTPTMLGRLDAMGVERVAVTLHVGAGTFLPVKVDDTDDHRMHAEWGEVSAHAAARINAARAAGKRIVALGTTALRLIESAATPAGTVAPFGAWTDIFITPGYRFRTADLLLTNFHLPQSTLFMLVSAFAGTARMKAAYAHAVAQGYRFYSYGDACLIDRVDPGS, from the coding sequence ATGAAAGTCGCCGATTTCGATTTCGACCTGCCGCCGGATCGGATCGCCGTTCGCCCGGCCGAGCCGCGGGAGAGCGCGCGCCTGCTGCGGATCACCGCCGACGGCCTGAGCGACCGCACCATCGGGGACCTGCCCGACCTGTTGCGTGCCGGCGACCTGCTGGTGGTCAACGACACCAAGGTGATCCCGGCGCGGCTGGTCGGTCGGATCGGCGAGGGGCGGGTCGAGGTCAACCTGATCCACGCCGTCGACGACCATACCTGGGAATGCTTGGCGCGGCCGGGCAAACGCTTTCGCCCCGGCAGCACGGTCGTGTTCGGCGCGCTTGTCGCCCACATCATCGCCAAGGCCGAGGACGGCACCATCACCCTGTCTTTCGATGTGGCGGGGGCGGCCTTGATGGCGGCGCTGGACCGGGTCGGCACCATGCCCCTGCCGCCCTATATCGCGCGCAAGCGCGAACCCGACGACCAGGATCGCACCGACTATCAAACAGCCTTTGCCGAGCGCACCGGCGCTGTCGCGGCGCCCACGGCCGGCCTGCACCTGACCCCGACCATGCTGGGCCGGCTCGACGCGATGGGGGTCGAGCGGGTGGCGGTGACCTTGCACGTGGGGGCAGGGACCTTCCTGCCGGTCAAGGTCGACGATACCGACGATCACAGGATGCACGCCGAATGGGGCGAGGTGAGTGCCCATGCCGCCGCGCGCATCAATGCCGCCCGTGCCGCCGGCAAGCGGATCGTGGCCCTGGGCACCACGGCCCTGCGCCTGATCGAAAGTGCGGCGACGCCGGCCGGTACCGTGGCGCCTTTCGGGGCCTGGACGGATATCTTTATCACGCCAGGCTACCGCTTCCGCACCGCCGACCTGCTGCTGACCAATTTCCATCTGCCGCAATCGACCCTGTTCATGCTGGTCTCGGCCTTTGCCGGGACGGCGCGCATGAAGGCGGCCTATGCCCATGCCGTTGCCCAAGGGTATCGTTTCTATTCCTATGGCGATGCCTGCCTGATCGACCGAGTGGATCCTGGCTCATGA
- a CDS encoding peptidylprolyl isomerase: MTTTASAATDPENTLLLQLKDGTVVIELRPDLAPQHVARIKELTRQGFYDGIVFHRVIEGFMAQTGDPTGTGTGGSGKKLRAEFTQEPFLRGTVGMARSQSPDSGDSQFFICFQPSRFLDGQYTVFGRVVSGMEFVDKIKRGQGQSGTVAPPPDKIVSMKVQADVK, translated from the coding sequence ATGACAACGACTGCCTCCGCCGCGACCGATCCCGAAAACACGCTGCTCCTGCAGCTCAAGGACGGCACGGTCGTCATCGAGCTGCGCCCGGACCTGGCGCCCCAGCACGTTGCCCGCATCAAGGAGCTGACCCGCCAGGGCTTCTATGACGGCATCGTGTTCCACCGCGTGATCGAGGGCTTCATGGCCCAGACCGGCGATCCCACCGGCACCGGCACCGGCGGCTCGGGCAAGAAGCTGCGCGCCGAATTCACCCAGGAGCCGTTCCTGCGCGGCACGGTGGGCATGGCCCGCTCGCAGAGCCCCGACAGCGGCGACAGCCAGTTCTTCATCTGCTTCCAGCCCTCGCGCTTCCTCGACGGCCAGTACACGGTGTTCGGCCGGGTCGTCTCGGGCATGGAATTCGTCGACAAGATCAAGCGTGGCCAGGGCCAGTCGGGCACCGTCGCCCCGCCGCCGGACAAGATCGTCTCGATGAAGGTCCAGGCCGACGTGAAGTAA
- a CDS encoding OmpA family protein codes for MRLALGLVSAAAILVAGAAAQADMVSGPYITGFGGYTINPDVGVDVGPFHGDLSFEDGWIGGAAVGYDWGRGRLEFEGAYHFNKLDSLDLDGFAPIQAGDEDDLSAISGMINALYDFENTSIVTPYIGFGMGAAYLDDDNDTDTVLAYQGIVGTKVSITENLSGLVDYRYFRTLETDLGGVKFEYEQHIITAGLTYNFGTPPAPPPAEPAPMVEPAPAPVLARSYMVFFDWDSVAISSEASQIIRDAAAAAQQLGVTRIELTGHADRSGSARYNQRLSLKRADAVKAELVALGVSADSISTVGKGETAPLVPTPDGVREPQNRRVEIVLP; via the coding sequence ATGAGACTTGCCCTGGGTCTGGTTAGCGCAGCCGCTATTCTCGTTGCTGGCGCAGCCGCGCAGGCCGACATGGTGTCTGGTCCCTATATCACCGGCTTCGGTGGCTACACGATCAACCCGGATGTCGGGGTCGATGTGGGTCCCTTCCACGGCGATCTGTCCTTCGAAGACGGTTGGATCGGCGGCGCCGCGGTCGGTTATGACTGGGGCCGTGGCCGCCTGGAATTCGAAGGCGCCTACCACTTCAACAAGCTCGACTCCCTGGATCTCGACGGCTTCGCCCCCATCCAGGCCGGCGACGAGGATGACCTGTCGGCCATCTCCGGCATGATCAATGCCCTCTATGACTTCGAGAACACCTCGATCGTCACCCCCTATATCGGCTTCGGCATGGGCGCCGCCTATCTCGACGACGACAATGACACCGATACGGTCCTGGCCTACCAGGGCATCGTCGGGACCAAGGTCTCGATCACCGAGAACCTCTCGGGCCTGGTCGACTATCGTTACTTCCGCACGCTCGAGACCGATCTGGGCGGCGTCAAGTTCGAATACGAGCAGCACATCATCACCGCGGGCCTGACCTACAACTTCGGCACCCCGCCCGCCCCGCCGCCGGCCGAACCCGCCCCGATGGTCGAGCCGGCCCCGGCGCCGGTGCTCGCCCGCTCCTACATGGTGTTCTTCGATTGGGACTCGGTCGCGATCTCGTCCGAAGCCTCGCAGATCATCCGTGATGCGGCCGCTGCCGCGCAGCAACTGGGCGTGACCCGTATCGAGCTGACCGGCCATGCCGACCGGTCGGGCTCGGCCCGTTACAATCAGCGCCTGTCGCTGAAGCGCGCCGATGCCGTGAAGGCGGAACTGGTGGCGCTCGGCGTGTCGGCCGACTCGATCAGCACCGTCGGCAAGGGCGAGACGGCACCGTTGGTGCCGACTCCCGATGGCGTTCGTGAACCGCAGAACCGTCGCGTCGAGATCGTTCTGCCGTAA
- the tgt gene encoding tRNA guanosine(34) transglycosylase Tgt, which yields MTATDFRFHVEARDGAARVGNIRTGRGVIRTPAFMPVGTAATVKAVPPEAVRKAGADILLGNTYHLMLRPGAERVAGLGGLHKFMNWPHPILTDSGGFQVMSLASLRKITEEGVAFRSHHDGSAHAMSPERSIEIQRLLDSDIAMQLDECVALPASREETARAMQLSLRWARRSKAAFEASAPPPGRALFGIVQGGTEQDLRQESAQGLIEIGFPGYALGGLAVGEPQAVMFEVIAATTPHLPQERPRYLMGVGKPADIVGAVARGIDMFDCVIPTRSGRNGQAFTRQGAVNIRNAKYADEPRPLDDKCRCPACRDYSAAYIHHLVRSSEILGATLMTAHNLTYYQDLMAGLRTAIRRGQLAAFVADFETGAADY from the coding sequence ATGACCGCGACCGATTTCCGTTTCCATGTCGAGGCGCGCGACGGGGCCGCCCGGGTCGGCAATATCCGCACGGGGCGCGGTGTGATCCGCACGCCGGCCTTCATGCCGGTGGGCACGGCCGCGACGGTCAAGGCGGTGCCGCCCGAGGCGGTGCGCAAGGCCGGCGCCGACATCCTGCTGGGCAATACCTATCACCTGATGCTGCGGCCGGGGGCAGAGCGGGTGGCCGGCCTGGGCGGGCTGCACAAGTTCATGAACTGGCCCCACCCGATCCTGACCGATTCCGGCGGCTTCCAGGTCATGTCGCTGGCTTCCCTGCGCAAGATCACCGAGGAGGGTGTCGCCTTCCGCTCGCATCACGACGGCAGCGCTCACGCCATGTCGCCGGAGCGATCCATCGAGATCCAGCGCCTGCTCGATTCCGACATCGCCATGCAGCTCGACGAATGCGTCGCCCTGCCGGCCAGTCGCGAGGAAACCGCCCGGGCGATGCAGCTCTCCCTGCGCTGGGCCCGGCGATCGAAGGCAGCCTTCGAGGCCAGCGCGCCGCCGCCGGGCCGGGCGCTGTTCGGCATCGTGCAGGGGGGCACCGAGCAGGACCTGCGGCAGGAATCGGCGCAGGGCCTGATCGAGATCGGTTTTCCCGGCTACGCCCTGGGCGGCCTGGCAGTGGGCGAGCCGCAGGCGGTGATGTTCGAGGTCATCGCCGCCACCACCCCGCACCTGCCGCAGGAGCGGCCGCGCTACCTGATGGGGGTGGGCAAGCCCGCCGATATTGTCGGCGCCGTCGCCCGCGGCATCGACATGTTCGACTGCGTCATCCCCACCAGGTCCGGCCGCAACGGCCAAGCCTTCACCCGGCAGGGCGCCGTCAACATCCGTAACGCGAAATACGCCGATGAGCCGCGGCCGCTGGACGACAAGTGCCGCTGCCCGGCCTGCCGGGACTACTCCGCCGCCTATATCCACCACCTGGTACGGTCGAGCGAGATCCTGGGCGCCACCTTGATGACCGCGCACAACCTGACCTATTACCAGGATTTGATGGCCGGGCTGCGCACGGCGATCCGGCGCGGGCAACTCGCCGCCTTCGTCGCGGATTTCGAGACCGGCGCCGCCGACTATTAG